The following proteins come from a genomic window of Streptomyces liliiviolaceus:
- a CDS encoding TetR/AcrR family transcriptional regulator, protein MSEREAAAATKAGSGQGEGGLRARLVAVGVELVTQEGAQALSLREIARRAGVSHGAPRRYFPTHLELLSAIAREGFAELGAEAAAELRDDRKGPRAQLAALARIYVDYALTHRGMYELMFRHDLLESNRLGLRETSLPLFEAMADLVGRARPDVRAPEVAGALWANLHGVAQLWGWGSLRLATGADGVEPFVRAALDAHLGPER, encoded by the coding sequence ATGAGTGAACGGGAAGCGGCAGCGGCAACGAAAGCCGGATCGGGACAGGGCGAAGGAGGGCTGCGGGCCCGGCTCGTGGCCGTCGGCGTGGAACTGGTGACCCAGGAGGGCGCACAGGCCCTGTCCCTGCGGGAGATCGCCCGCCGGGCCGGGGTCTCGCACGGCGCGCCCCGCCGCTACTTCCCGACGCACCTGGAGCTGCTGTCCGCGATCGCGCGGGAGGGCTTCGCCGAACTGGGAGCCGAGGCAGCCGCGGAACTGCGAGATGACCGGAAGGGCCCGAGGGCCCAACTCGCCGCGCTGGCACGGATCTACGTCGACTACGCGCTGACCCACCGCGGCATGTACGAGCTGATGTTCCGCCACGACCTGCTGGAGAGCAACCGCCTGGGCCTGCGCGAGACCAGCCTCCCGCTCTTCGAGGCCATGGCGGACCTGGTGGGCCGGGCCCGCCCCGACGTACGGGCCCCGGAGGTCGCGGGCGCCCTCTGGGCCAACCTGCACGGCGTCGCACAGCTGTGGGGCTGGGGAAGTCTCCGGCTCGCCACGGGAGCGGACGGCGTCGAACCCTTCGTACGGGCCGCTCTGGACGCCCACCTCGGGCCGGAGCGGTGA
- a CDS encoding helix-turn-helix domain-containing protein, with translation MAGVGSPLPRRPWRELPPGLAPLLRARLPELTTEMVQAIRREVRGYRQPIGSAVAQDLAEAVRLAATQFTELVEEPDGPQQHYVPRFRRLGRLEYLNGRGTEGLQAAYRIGARVACRRYADVAREAAFSGEIAVPLSEAVLTHIHALAEESVTGFEEARAGAADEVLRARRLLAARLLERRRDPLAEPLPDLARRAAWPLPERVRCAVLPASADVGAVDEEVLRVSRGGELHLVVPDDGLLGPLEGAHAAVGPSVAPAEAWVSLHCARLGRRLGRLRTEEHLAELHLLHGAPIGALLRDRVLDPLRALPPGKAERLTDTLEALLSSGGRTAPEVAAALGIHPQTARNRLRQLASLYGEKLADPAFRFDAQLALRTRSVRRSVLP, from the coding sequence GTGGCAGGTGTTGGTTCGCCGTTACCCAGGCGTCCTTGGCGTGAGTTGCCTCCGGGGCTGGCCCCGCTGCTGAGGGCCCGGCTTCCGGAGCTGACGACGGAGATGGTCCAGGCCATCCGCCGAGAGGTACGCGGCTACCGGCAGCCCATCGGCTCCGCCGTCGCGCAGGACCTCGCGGAGGCCGTGCGGCTGGCGGCCACCCAGTTCACCGAGCTGGTCGAGGAGCCGGACGGGCCGCAACAGCACTATGTGCCGCGCTTCAGGCGGCTGGGCAGGCTGGAGTATCTGAACGGGCGGGGCACGGAAGGACTGCAGGCCGCCTACCGCATCGGCGCCCGGGTCGCATGCCGCCGCTATGCGGACGTGGCCCGGGAGGCCGCGTTCTCCGGCGAGATAGCCGTCCCGCTGAGCGAGGCCGTCCTCACGCACATCCACGCGCTGGCCGAGGAGTCGGTGACGGGCTTCGAGGAGGCCCGGGCCGGCGCGGCCGACGAGGTGCTGCGGGCCCGCCGGCTGCTGGCGGCACGGCTGCTGGAACGCCGGCGCGATCCGCTCGCGGAACCCCTGCCCGACCTCGCCCGCCGGGCCGCCTGGCCGCTGCCGGAACGCGTCCGGTGCGCGGTCCTGCCCGCCTCCGCCGACGTGGGCGCGGTCGACGAGGAGGTGCTGCGGGTGAGCCGGGGCGGTGAACTGCACCTGGTGGTGCCCGACGACGGCCTGCTGGGCCCGCTGGAGGGAGCGCACGCGGCGGTGGGCCCGAGTGTCGCGCCGGCCGAGGCCTGGGTGTCGCTGCACTGCGCCCGGCTGGGCCGGCGCCTGGGGCGGCTGAGGACCGAGGAGCATCTCGCGGAACTGCATCTGCTGCACGGCGCCCCGATCGGGGCCCTGCTCCGCGACCGGGTGCTCGACCCCCTGCGCGCCCTGCCGCCGGGCAAGGCGGAGCGGCTCACGGACACGCTCGAAGCGCTGCTCTCCTCCGGCGGGCGCACGGCCCCGGAGGTGGCCGCCGCACTGGGCATCCACCCGCAGACGGCCCGCAACCGGCTGCGCCAACTCGCGTCCCTGTACGGCGAGAAGCTGGCCGACCCGGCGTTCCGGTTCGACGCGCAGCTCGCGCTGCGCACCAGGTCCGTACGCCGTTCCGTGCTGCCCTGA
- a CDS encoding MFS transporter: protein MNAVLRQRLTLAAGVTGAAVVALDGTVTTVAQPTLRRDLDASFVQVQWISTGYLIAVACLLVFAGRLGDRHGHRRVFALGVFGFALASAALGLAPGIGWVIALRVVQGVFGALLQPATLGMLRAAYPPDRLGMPVALRTSAIGAAAALGPLLGGALITHFGWRWVFFLSVIPAVAAGAVALAVRMPAPTSEVRLDLPGAGLLAVTLICLVHTLVALPGSGATAATGLGVLCTTAACAAFVRHERRTAEPLIPPDVFRSTTVTSALGALVVVSAAMFGTLFLGTYYLQDVRGLDPLQSSLHALPLALMMVAGAPLSTVLFRRFGPRRTVMAGAALVALATLLMSRLDRTSGSMAIGCCFLLLGAGFVAVMVTATAVLVRAASVEVAGVSGGLQQTAMNIGPMLGVALATVFRPADVSTTGAALLVLAAVAALGALSATGLPATSDDGRPAVRV from the coding sequence GTGAACGCGGTGCTCCGGCAACGCCTCACGCTCGCCGCCGGTGTCACGGGAGCCGCGGTCGTGGCCCTCGACGGCACCGTGACGACCGTCGCGCAGCCCACCCTGCGCCGCGACCTCGACGCCTCGTTCGTGCAGGTCCAGTGGATCAGCACCGGCTATCTCATCGCGGTCGCCTGTCTGCTGGTCTTCGCCGGCCGGCTCGGCGACCGCCACGGGCACCGACGGGTCTTCGCCCTCGGCGTGTTCGGCTTCGCCCTGGCCTCGGCGGCCCTCGGCCTGGCGCCCGGCATCGGCTGGGTCATCGCCCTGCGTGTCGTCCAGGGGGTCTTCGGGGCGCTGCTGCAGCCGGCCACCCTGGGCATGCTCCGTGCCGCGTATCCGCCCGACCGGCTCGGCATGCCCGTCGCCCTGCGCACCAGCGCGATCGGAGCGGCCGCCGCGCTCGGCCCTCTCCTCGGCGGCGCGCTGATCACGCACTTCGGCTGGCGGTGGGTCTTCTTCCTGAGCGTGATACCCGCGGTGGCGGCGGGCGCTGTCGCCCTCGCCGTCCGCATGCCTGCGCCCACCTCGGAGGTACGGCTGGACCTGCCCGGCGCGGGCCTCCTGGCGGTGACGCTGATCTGTCTGGTCCACACCCTGGTCGCTCTGCCGGGCTCCGGCGCGACCGCCGCCACCGGTCTCGGCGTCCTCTGCACGACGGCCGCCTGCGCCGCCTTCGTCCGCCACGAACGCCGTACGGCCGAACCGCTGATCCCGCCCGATGTGTTCCGCTCGACGACGGTCACCTCGGCGCTCGGAGCGCTGGTGGTGGTGTCGGCGGCGATGTTCGGCACGCTGTTCCTCGGCACGTACTACCTCCAGGACGTGCGGGGCCTGGACCCTCTGCAGAGCAGTCTGCACGCGCTGCCGCTCGCCCTCATGATGGTCGCCGGCGCACCCCTGTCCACGGTCCTGTTCCGCCGCTTCGGCCCGCGCCGGACCGTCATGGCGGGCGCGGCCCTCGTCGCCCTCGCCACCCTGCTGATGTCCCGCCTGGACCGGACGTCGGGCTCCATGGCGATCGGCTGCTGTTTCCTGCTCCTCGGTGCCGGTTTCGTGGCCGTGATGGTCACCGCCACCGCGGTCCTCGTACGCGCGGCGTCCGTCGAGGTCGCGGGGGTGTCGGGCGGGCTCCAGCAGACCGCGATGAACATCGGGCCGATGCTGGGAGTGGCCCTGGCCACGGTGTTCAGACCGGCCGACGTCTCGACGACCGGCGCCGCGCTGCTCGTCCTCGCCGCCGTGGCGGCGCTCGGCGCGCTGTCGGCCACCGGCCTGCCCGCCACGTCGGACGACGGAAGGCCGGCGGTCAGGGTCTGA
- a CDS encoding poly(ethylene terephthalate) hydrolase family protein, translating into MRHVSTRTVKRFGHLSGAAALAVSVSVLPQEAQAGPGDYQRGPDPTEQSITAERGPFATAQTTIDGPTFKQGTAYYPTDTSQGTFGAVVVSPGFVTPEALISWYGPRLASQGFVVLTLETESGFDQPDDRATQMLNALDYLVRSSSVRTRIDPNRLAVMGHSMGGGGSLKASESRPSLKAAVPLMPWNNDKTWQTDRVPTMIIGAENDVIASPGSHAEVFYDSLTAAPEKAYLELRGADHNVALSSDVTIAKYSIAWLKRFVDEDVRYDKFLCPAPATNTRISEYRSTCPTGS; encoded by the coding sequence ATGAGACATGTGAGCACCCGCACCGTGAAACGCTTCGGCCACCTGTCCGGCGCCGCCGCCCTGGCGGTGAGCGTGAGCGTCCTCCCCCAGGAGGCTCAGGCCGGACCCGGGGACTACCAACGGGGCCCCGACCCCACCGAACAGTCCATCACCGCCGAGCGAGGCCCCTTCGCCACCGCGCAGACCACGATCGACGGGCCGACGTTCAAGCAGGGCACCGCCTACTACCCCACCGACACGAGTCAGGGCACGTTCGGGGCCGTCGTCGTCAGCCCGGGTTTCGTGACGCCGGAGGCGCTGATCAGCTGGTACGGCCCGCGCCTCGCGTCCCAGGGCTTCGTCGTCCTGACGCTGGAGACCGAATCCGGCTTCGACCAGCCCGACGACCGCGCCACCCAGATGCTCAACGCACTCGACTACCTCGTGCGGTCCAGCTCCGTACGGACCCGCATCGACCCCAACCGCCTTGCGGTGATGGGCCATTCGATGGGCGGCGGGGGCTCCCTCAAGGCGTCCGAGTCGCGGCCCTCGCTGAAGGCGGCCGTGCCGCTGATGCCCTGGAACAACGACAAGACCTGGCAGACCGACCGGGTACCCACGATGATCATCGGCGCCGAGAACGACGTGATCGCCTCGCCGGGCTCGCACGCGGAGGTGTTCTACGACAGCCTCACCGCCGCGCCGGAGAAGGCCTACCTGGAACTCAGGGGCGCCGACCACAACGTGGCGCTCTCCTCCGACGTGACGATCGCGAAGTACAGCATCGCCTGGCTGAAGCGCTTCGTCGACGAGGACGTGCGGTACGACAAGTTCCTGTGCCCGGCGCCCGCGACGAACACCCGGATCAGCGAGTACCGCAGCACCTGTCCCACCGGCTCCTGA
- a CDS encoding alpha/beta hydrolase family protein has translation MKRRLLLPVAVLLLASATAAPARSATTGDAGAQDVRAQDLRTEDVHVEGTLPSGATYVMDVPAGWNGTVLLFSHGFRPRGAPNPAQNVTDAATRGLLLTDGYALIGSSYATTGWAVEHAVPDQLATLDAFTERFGAARRTLAWGQSYGGFVTTRIAEHHADRVDGTLSVCGLVHGGVANWNNTLDPVFALKALLAPDAAIPLAGFPDQATAAAAAGALSGIVTEAQNSAAGRARIALAAALHNIPGWNDPSQPRPAPTDWTAQQANQYTAVRGLLATAAFSWRQDTEALAGGNASWNTGVDYTRMLRASSAYEEVKGLYKAAGRSLADDLGTLNRTPRIKADGAAVDWMSRTSAFTGRLTKPQLTLHTTGDALVPVQTESAYLRAATAGGSRHLLRQTYVDNAGHCTFSPAEQLAALDTLEMRVDTGRWGDTGAAALNSRAAQADPTTPARYTAYRPTAYPRPYDLAHPGDAHRP, from the coding sequence ATGAAACGCCGTCTCCTGCTCCCGGTCGCCGTCCTGCTGTTGGCGAGCGCGACCGCGGCCCCGGCCCGCTCCGCCACCACGGGGGACGCGGGCGCACAGGACGTGCGCGCACAGGACCTGCGCACGGAGGACGTGCACGTGGAAGGCACCCTGCCCTCCGGCGCGACGTACGTCATGGACGTCCCCGCCGGCTGGAACGGCACCGTACTCCTGTTCAGTCACGGCTTCCGGCCCAGGGGCGCGCCCAACCCGGCCCAGAACGTCACCGACGCCGCCACCCGCGGCCTCCTCCTCACGGACGGGTACGCGCTCATCGGCTCGTCGTACGCCACCACCGGGTGGGCGGTGGAGCACGCGGTGCCGGACCAGCTGGCGACGCTCGACGCCTTCACCGAACGGTTCGGGGCGGCCCGGCGGACCCTCGCCTGGGGCCAGTCCTACGGCGGGTTCGTCACCACGCGGATCGCCGAGCACCACGCCGACCGCGTCGACGGCACCCTGTCCGTCTGCGGCCTCGTGCACGGCGGTGTCGCCAACTGGAACAACACCCTCGACCCGGTCTTCGCCCTCAAGGCCCTCCTCGCACCCGACGCCGCCATCCCGCTGGCCGGCTTCCCGGACCAGGCGACCGCCGCGGCCGCCGCCGGCGCGTTGAGCGGGATCGTCACCGAGGCGCAGAACTCCGCGGCCGGCCGCGCCCGTATCGCCCTCGCGGCGGCCCTGCACAACATCCCCGGCTGGAACGACCCCTCCCAGCCCCGCCCGGCGCCCACCGACTGGACCGCCCAGCAGGCCAACCAGTACACCGCCGTCCGGGGACTCCTCGCGACGGCGGCGTTCAGCTGGCGGCAGGACACGGAGGCACTCGCGGGCGGCAACGCGTCCTGGAACACCGGGGTCGACTACACGAGGATGCTGCGCGCGTCCTCGGCGTACGAGGAGGTCAAAGGCTTGTACAAGGCCGCGGGGCGCTCCCTCGCGGACGACCTCGGCACACTGAACAGGACTCCGCGCATCAAGGCCGACGGGGCCGCGGTCGACTGGATGAGCCGGACCAGCGCCTTCACCGGCAGGCTGACGAAGCCGCAGCTCACCCTCCACACCACCGGCGACGCCCTCGTCCCCGTGCAGACGGAGAGCGCCTATCTGCGGGCCGCCACCGCGGGCGGCTCCCGGCACCTGCTCCGCCAGACGTACGTCGACAACGCGGGCCACTGCACCTTCAGCCCCGCCGAACAGCTAGCCGCGCTGGACACGCTGGAGATGCGGGTCGACACGGGCCGGTGGGGCGACACGGGAGCGGCGGCCCTCAACTCGCGTGCCGCGCAGGCCGATCCGACCACCCCGGCCCGCTACACCGCCTACCGGCCCACCGCGTACCCGCGCCCGTACGACCTGGCCCATCCGGGCGACGCCCACCGGCCCTGA
- a CDS encoding DUF3105 domain-containing protein has product MSRTSKKSAATARKARIEEMRRIEKARERRNRILTISVSTAIVVGLVGFGAYYVDRANDKDEQQQAAAKKPVKGEKSWNAKKLTQNHVSKPVSYPMNPPVGGDHNQAWMTCDGSVYTKAIPNENAVHSLEHGAVWITYNDKAADADVKTLADKVAKTPYTLMSPVEDQAGALMLSAWGKQLTVEKASDPRVQQFLTKYVQGPQTPEPGAACTNGVDAA; this is encoded by the coding sequence ATGAGCAGAACCAGCAAGAAGTCGGCCGCCACGGCACGCAAGGCGCGTATCGAGGAGATGCGCCGCATCGAGAAGGCCCGCGAGCGCCGGAACCGCATCCTGACCATCTCGGTCAGCACGGCCATCGTCGTCGGGCTCGTCGGATTCGGCGCGTACTACGTCGACCGGGCGAACGACAAGGACGAGCAGCAGCAGGCGGCGGCGAAGAAGCCGGTGAAGGGCGAGAAGTCCTGGAACGCGAAGAAGCTGACCCAGAACCATGTCTCGAAGCCCGTGTCGTACCCGATGAATCCGCCGGTCGGCGGCGACCACAACCAGGCGTGGATGACCTGTGACGGCTCCGTCTACACGAAGGCGATACCGAACGAGAACGCGGTGCACTCGCTGGAGCACGGCGCGGTCTGGATCACGTACAACGACAAGGCGGCGGACGCCGATGTGAAGACGCTCGCCGACAAGGTCGCCAAGACGCCCTACACGCTGATGAGTCCGGTCGAGGACCAGGCCGGAGCCCTCATGCTGTCGGCCTGGGGCAAGCAGCTGACCGTCGAGAAGGCGTCCGACCCGCGGGTCCAGCAGTTCCTCACGAAGTATGTGCAGGGCCCGCAGACCCCCGAGCCGGGAGCCGCCTGCACCAACGGCGTCGACGCGGCCTGA
- a CDS encoding helix-turn-helix domain-containing protein: MTPTHARALGPQDTAPLPRETRRMLLRRIPAAIDEMEEAVRTGLPHYTHAVEGTHGYSVRHIIDRTVSCFVSIHDATRAGQAATAEVIALYERIGARHGLLGCPLDVLRDALDLAGRVACRRLIEDAYRLHWPAPLLATLTEDTFTLIGTAIAAASRGYAEECHRAPLDVQRDRLRDALVADPDDRTRPLAELAAAADWRLPGTLAVLALPPGDHPQTRVLPPEVLADRSPAAPYLVLPDPRTPGPRWLPRTIGAVLGPTVPPGRGAVSLRWARRGLELIERGLLPAAAPLRCVDQLAALTAFRSGDLLEAAAADLLGPLLELAPRRREPLLETLLVYLRCGDNAVLTADRLHVHEQTVRYRLRQITQLTDGTCPDPGRHLETMLVLTWLLSPAAA; the protein is encoded by the coding sequence ATGACCCCCACGCACGCACGTGCCTTGGGCCCGCAGGACACCGCACCGCTTCCGCGCGAGACGCGCCGGATGCTGCTGCGGCGCATTCCTGCCGCGATCGACGAGATGGAGGAGGCGGTACGCACGGGTCTGCCGCACTACACGCACGCCGTCGAGGGCACCCACGGCTACTCGGTGCGCCACATCATCGACCGCACGGTCAGCTGCTTCGTCTCGATCCACGACGCCACCCGGGCGGGGCAGGCCGCCACGGCCGAGGTCATCGCCCTGTACGAACGCATCGGCGCCCGGCACGGCCTCCTCGGCTGCCCGCTCGACGTGCTGCGCGACGCCCTGGACCTGGCGGGGCGGGTGGCGTGCCGACGGCTCATCGAGGACGCGTACCGGCTGCACTGGCCCGCGCCCCTGCTGGCCACGCTCACCGAGGACACCTTCACCCTGATCGGCACGGCCATCGCGGCCGCCTCGCGCGGCTACGCCGAGGAGTGCCACCGCGCCCCGCTCGACGTGCAGCGGGACCGGCTGCGGGACGCGCTGGTCGCCGACCCCGACGACAGGACCCGGCCGCTCGCCGAACTCGCCGCGGCGGCCGACTGGCGGCTGCCCGGCACGCTCGCCGTCCTCGCCCTGCCACCGGGCGACCATCCGCAGACCCGGGTGCTGCCGCCCGAGGTGCTCGCCGACCGCAGCCCCGCCGCGCCCTATCTGGTCCTGCCCGATCCCCGTACGCCCGGGCCGCGTTGGCTGCCGAGGACCATCGGGGCCGTGCTCGGGCCGACCGTACCCCCCGGCCGGGGCGCGGTGTCGCTGCGCTGGGCGCGGCGCGGTCTGGAGCTGATCGAGCGGGGCCTGCTGCCCGCCGCCGCCCCGCTGCGCTGCGTCGACCAACTGGCCGCCCTGACGGCGTTCCGGTCGGGCGACCTCCTGGAGGCCGCCGCGGCGGACCTGCTCGGGCCGCTCCTCGAACTGGCGCCCCGGCGCCGGGAACCGCTGCTGGAGACCCTGCTGGTGTACCTGCGCTGCGGGGACAACGCCGTGCTCACAGCGGACCGTCTGCACGTGCACGAACAGACGGTCCGCTACCGCCTCCGCCAGATCACCCAGCTCACCGACGGCACCTGCCCGGACCCCGGACGCCACCTGGAGACCATGCTGGTCCTGACCTGGCTGCTGTCGCCGGCGGCCGCCTAG